One region of Lathamus discolor isolate bLatDis1 chromosome 2, bLatDis1.hap1, whole genome shotgun sequence genomic DNA includes:
- the RPS20 gene encoding small ribosomal subunit protein uS10 — MAFKDTGKAPVEQEVAIHRIRITLTSRNVKSLEKVCADLIRGAKEKNLKVKGPVRMPTKTLRITTRKTPCGEGSKTWDRFQMRIHKRLIDLHSPSEIVKQITSISIEPGVEVEVTIADA, encoded by the exons ATG GCGTTTAAAGATACTGGCAAAGCACCTGTGGAACAAGAGGTAGCGATTCATCGCATTAGGATTACTTTGACAAGTCGCAATGTAAAATCACTTGAGAAGG tctgtgCTGACTTGATCAGAGGTGCTAAGGAAAAGAACCTTAAGGTGAAAGGACCTGTTCGCATGCCCACCAAG ACTCTGCGAATCACTACCAGGAAGACACCTTGTGGTGAAGGTTCCAAGACCTGGGATCGTTTCCAGATGCGTATCCATAAGCGGCTCATTGACTTACACAGCCCTTCTGAAATTGTGAAGCAGATCACTTCCATCAGCATCGAGCCAGGTGTAGAAGTTGAAGTTACTATCGCTGATGCCTAG